One window of Arthrobacter oryzae genomic DNA carries:
- the araB gene encoding ribulokinase, which translates to MDVTADGKENYVIGVDYGTLSGRAVVVRVRDGKELGSGVFEYPHAVVTESLPAGLAGDGAARLPGEWALQVPNDYRDVLRYAVPAAIAEAGIDPAAVVGIATDFTACTMVPVKADGTPLNEVPGFANRPHAYVKLWRHHAAQPQADRINELAAERGESWLPRYGGLISSEWEFAKGLQLLEEDPDAYAVMDHWVEAADWIVWQLCGNYVRNACTAGYKGICQDGKYPSEDFLAALNPEFKNFVSAKLAHTIGRLGDAAGYLTAEAAAWTGLPEGIAVAVGNVDAHVTAPAAKAVEPGQLVAIMGTSTCHVMNGAELREVPGMCGVVDGGIVDGLWGYEAGQSGVGDIFGWYTTYGVPPEYHKAAAAAGLGIHEYLTELASKQAIGEHGLIALDWHSGNRSVLVDHELSGVVVGQTLATRPEDTYRALLEATAFGTRTIVDAFRDSGVPVKEFIVAGGLLKNKLLMQIYADVTGLQLSTIGSAQGPALGSAIHAAVAAGAYSDIRAAAAAMGSEPGGVYIPIPENVAAYEDLFKEYRTLHDYFGRGTNSVMHRLKAIQRAARPSLAEVSA; encoded by the coding sequence ATGGACGTCACAGCAGACGGCAAAGAAAACTACGTTATTGGCGTGGACTACGGCACGCTGTCCGGGCGGGCCGTGGTGGTCCGCGTCCGGGACGGCAAGGAGCTGGGCAGCGGCGTGTTCGAATACCCGCACGCAGTGGTCACTGAATCCCTTCCGGCGGGACTGGCGGGCGACGGCGCCGCGCGGCTTCCCGGGGAATGGGCGCTGCAGGTGCCCAACGACTACCGCGATGTGCTGCGTTACGCTGTTCCGGCCGCGATTGCGGAAGCGGGGATCGACCCCGCAGCCGTGGTGGGCATCGCCACCGACTTCACGGCCTGCACCATGGTCCCGGTCAAGGCCGACGGCACACCCTTGAATGAGGTTCCCGGTTTCGCCAACCGCCCGCACGCCTACGTGAAGCTGTGGCGCCACCATGCCGCCCAGCCGCAGGCGGACCGTATCAACGAGCTGGCCGCGGAGCGCGGCGAAAGCTGGTTGCCGCGGTACGGCGGGCTGATCTCCTCTGAATGGGAGTTCGCCAAGGGACTCCAACTGCTGGAGGAAGACCCGGATGCCTACGCCGTTATGGACCACTGGGTGGAAGCGGCCGACTGGATCGTCTGGCAGCTGTGCGGCAACTACGTCCGCAACGCCTGCACTGCCGGGTACAAAGGCATCTGCCAGGACGGAAAGTACCCGTCCGAGGACTTCCTGGCCGCCCTGAACCCGGAGTTCAAGAATTTTGTCAGCGCCAAGCTGGCGCACACTATCGGACGACTCGGCGATGCGGCCGGCTACCTGACGGCCGAGGCGGCAGCCTGGACGGGCCTGCCGGAAGGCATTGCCGTCGCAGTGGGCAACGTTGACGCCCATGTCACCGCACCGGCCGCGAAGGCCGTGGAGCCCGGGCAGCTGGTGGCCATCATGGGCACCTCCACCTGCCACGTCATGAACGGCGCCGAGCTGCGTGAAGTCCCGGGCATGTGCGGCGTGGTGGACGGGGGAATCGTTGACGGGCTGTGGGGATATGAGGCCGGCCAGAGCGGGGTGGGTGACATCTTCGGCTGGTACACCACGTACGGGGTCCCGCCCGAATACCACAAGGCAGCAGCGGCGGCGGGCCTGGGCATCCATGAATACCTCACCGAACTGGCATCGAAGCAGGCCATTGGCGAGCACGGGCTCATCGCACTGGACTGGCACTCAGGCAACCGCTCGGTGCTGGTGGACCACGAGCTGTCGGGCGTGGTGGTGGGGCAGACCCTGGCCACCAGGCCCGAAGACACCTACCGTGCACTGTTGGAAGCCACGGCCTTCGGCACGCGCACCATCGTGGACGCCTTCCGCGACTCGGGGGTTCCGGTCAAGGAGTTCATCGTGGCCGGCGGCCTGCTGAAGAACAAGCTGCTCATGCAGATCTACGCGGATGTCACCGGGCTGCAGTTGTCCACCATCGGCTCCGCCCAGGGACCGGCGCTTGGCTCCGCCATCCATGCCGCCGTCGCCGCAGGAGCGTACTCGGATATCCGGGCCGCTGCCGCTGCCATGGGGTCAGAGCCCGGCGGCGTTTATATTCCCATTCCGGAAAACGTTGCCGCCTACGAGGATCTCTTCAAGGAATACCGAACGCTGCACGATTACTTTGGCCGTGGCACCAACAGCGTGATGCACCGGCTCAAGGCCATCCAGCGCGCGGCCAGGCCGTCGTTGGCGGAGGTGTCCGCATGA
- a CDS encoding L-ribulose-5-phosphate 4-epimerase, whose translation MSNLLERIARVRREVCELHAELTRYELVVWTAGNVSARVPGHDLMVIKPSGISYADLTPESMVVTDLHGSPADGEWGNPPFSPSSDTAAHAYVYRHMPEVGGVVHTHSTYATAWAARGEAIPCVLTMMSDEFGGSIPVGPFALIGDDSIGQGIVETLRNSTSPAVLMQNHGPFTIGKDARSAVKAAVMCEEVARTVHISRQLGEPLPIDQASIESLYARYQNVYGQ comes from the coding sequence ATGAGCAACCTTCTGGAACGCATCGCCCGGGTCCGCCGTGAGGTCTGTGAACTGCACGCGGAACTCACCCGGTATGAACTGGTGGTGTGGACTGCCGGCAACGTGTCCGCCCGTGTTCCCGGCCACGACCTGATGGTCATCAAACCGTCCGGAATCTCCTATGCGGACCTCACGCCTGAGAGCATGGTTGTCACCGACCTCCATGGCAGCCCCGCCGACGGGGAGTGGGGCAATCCGCCGTTCTCGCCGTCGTCGGACACTGCCGCGCACGCATACGTCTACAGGCATATGCCGGAAGTGGGCGGGGTGGTGCACACCCATTCCACCTACGCCACGGCGTGGGCGGCCCGCGGTGAGGCGATCCCGTGCGTGCTGACCATGATGAGCGACGAATTCGGCGGCAGCATTCCCGTCGGCCCGTTCGCACTGATCGGCGACGACTCGATCGGCCAGGGCATCGTGGAAACGCTCCGGAATTCCACCTCACCGGCGGTCCTCATGCAGAACCACGGTCCGTTCACCATCGGCAAGGACGCCCGCTCGGCCGTGAAGGCCGCCGTCATGTGCGAGGAAGTGGCGCGGACCGTGCATATCTCCCGCCAGCTCGGCGAGCCGCTGCCCATCGACCAGGCCAGCATCGAATCCCTTTACGCCCGCTACCAGAACGTCTACGGCCAGTAA
- the araA gene encoding L-arabinose isomerase, whose translation MSNSSNTSANRTSLGHYEVWFLTGSQHLYGEDVLKQVAAQSQEIAAALNGSTDVPVKVVWKPVLTDSDAIRRTALEANADDSVIGVTAWMHTFSPAKMWIQGLDLLRKPLLHLHTQANVELPWADIDFDFMNLNQAAHGDREFGYIQSRLGIPRKTVVGHVSNPEVSRQVGSWQRASAGWAAVRTLKLTRFGDNMRNVAVTEGDKTEAELRFGVSVNTWSVNELADAVHGAAESDVDALVAEYERLYDVVPELKAEGARHESLRYSARIELGLRSFLEANGSAAFTTSFEDLGGLRQLPGMAVQRLMADGYGFGAEGDWKTAILVRAAKVMGAGLPGGASLMEDYTYHLAPGQEKILGAHMLEVCPSLTATKPRVEIHPLGIGGKEDPVRMVFDTDAGPGVVVALSDMRDRFRLVANAVEVVDLDEPLPNLPVARALWSPKPDFATSAAAWLTAGAAHHTVLSTAVGMDVFEDFAEIAQTELLTIDEGTTIKQFKKELNWNAAYYKLAGGL comes from the coding sequence ATGAGCAACAGCAGCAACACGTCCGCCAACAGAACCTCGCTCGGCCACTATGAGGTCTGGTTCCTCACCGGCAGCCAGCACCTGTACGGCGAGGACGTCCTCAAACAGGTCGCAGCGCAGTCGCAGGAGATTGCCGCCGCACTGAACGGATCCACCGACGTCCCGGTCAAGGTGGTCTGGAAGCCGGTCCTTACCGATTCGGACGCCATCCGCCGCACCGCGCTGGAAGCCAACGCCGACGACTCCGTGATCGGTGTGACGGCCTGGATGCACACCTTCAGCCCGGCCAAGATGTGGATCCAGGGCCTGGACCTGCTCCGGAAACCGCTGCTGCACCTGCACACCCAGGCCAATGTGGAGCTGCCGTGGGCAGACATCGACTTCGACTTCATGAACCTCAACCAGGCCGCGCACGGCGACCGGGAATTCGGCTACATCCAGTCCCGCCTGGGCATTCCCCGCAAAACCGTGGTGGGCCACGTGTCCAACCCGGAGGTTTCCCGGCAGGTGGGCTCGTGGCAGCGCGCGTCGGCCGGCTGGGCCGCCGTCCGGACGCTCAAGCTGACCCGCTTCGGCGACAACATGCGCAACGTGGCCGTCACCGAAGGTGACAAGACCGAGGCCGAGCTGCGCTTCGGCGTCTCGGTGAACACCTGGTCCGTGAACGAGCTCGCCGACGCCGTGCACGGCGCCGCGGAGTCCGACGTCGACGCCCTCGTGGCGGAGTACGAGCGCCTTTACGACGTGGTGCCGGAGCTGAAGGCGGAGGGAGCGCGGCACGAATCGCTGCGCTACAGCGCCAGGATCGAATTGGGCCTGCGCAGCTTCCTTGAGGCCAACGGCTCGGCCGCGTTCACCACCTCGTTCGAGGACCTGGGCGGGCTGCGGCAGCTGCCCGGCATGGCGGTGCAGCGGCTGATGGCAGACGGCTACGGCTTCGGTGCCGAAGGTGACTGGAAGACAGCCATCCTGGTCCGCGCCGCGAAGGTGATGGGCGCCGGCCTGCCCGGCGGTGCCTCGCTGATGGAGGATTACACCTACCACCTCGCTCCGGGACAGGAGAAAATCCTGGGCGCGCACATGCTGGAGGTCTGCCCGTCGCTGACGGCCACGAAGCCGCGCGTGGAGATCCACCCGCTGGGCATCGGCGGCAAGGAGGACCCGGTCCGGATGGTGTTCGACACCGACGCCGGCCCCGGCGTCGTGGTGGCGCTCTCCGACATGCGCGACCGCTTCCGGCTCGTGGCGAACGCCGTGGAGGTGGTGGACCTGGACGAGCCGCTGCCCAACCTGCCGGTGGCCCGGGCCCTGTGGTCTCCCAAGCCGGACTTCGCCACCTCCGCCGCGGCCTGGCTGACCGCCGGCGCAGCGCACCACACGGTGCTGTCCACTGCCGTGGGCATGGACGTGTTCGAGGACTTCGCCGAGATTGCGCAGACCGAACTCCTCACCATCGACGAAGGCACCACCATCAAACAGTTCAAGAAGGAACTGAACTGGAACGCCGCCTACTACAAGCTGGCCGGCGGGCTGTAG
- a CDS encoding S1C family serine protease, producing the protein MKNRKVGTRGAAQQALALAAVLGLALSGCTSSPPPGPRPTSEASTPAQPAQLTAQPGTQPGTPQLSADIPSIVENVQPSVVTILTDGGVGSGVVFAAEGLILTNEHVVRGSTDVEVAFADGQRVAGTVRATDPISDLALVETRRTGLPAAKFQSDLPRVGELAVVIGSPLGFENTATAGIISGLHREIPGSAASSQSLVDLIQTDAAISPGNSGGAVVNSRGEVIGISEAYIPPQSGAVALGFAIPAATAVRVAEQLREDGTADHAFIGLRPGEITSQIAEQLGLQDTRGALVLSVVDGGPADRAGIRPGDVLTALDGKEIASPEDLLAELRGKSPDQAVNVGYRRGTESKEAKVTLAARPAAEG; encoded by the coding sequence ATGAAAAACCGGAAGGTGGGAACGCGCGGTGCGGCGCAACAGGCCCTCGCACTGGCAGCGGTTCTCGGTCTGGCCCTGTCAGGCTGCACATCGAGTCCGCCGCCGGGACCGCGCCCCACTTCCGAGGCCAGCACCCCGGCGCAGCCCGCGCAGCTGACCGCCCAGCCGGGCACTCAACCCGGCACACCACAGTTGTCCGCGGACATTCCGTCCATCGTGGAGAACGTCCAGCCGTCCGTTGTCACCATCCTGACCGACGGCGGCGTGGGCAGCGGAGTGGTCTTCGCCGCAGAGGGACTGATCCTCACCAATGAGCATGTGGTGCGGGGCAGCACCGACGTGGAGGTCGCGTTTGCCGACGGCCAGCGCGTCGCCGGCACCGTCAGGGCAACGGACCCCATTTCGGACCTGGCCCTCGTGGAGACCAGGCGCACCGGGCTTCCCGCCGCGAAGTTCCAGTCCGACCTTCCCCGGGTGGGAGAACTGGCGGTCGTGATCGGCTCGCCCCTGGGTTTCGAAAACACCGCAACCGCGGGCATCATCTCCGGGCTGCACCGGGAGATTCCGGGCTCGGCAGCCAGCAGCCAGTCCCTGGTGGACCTGATCCAGACCGATGCCGCCATCAGCCCAGGGAACTCAGGCGGCGCCGTCGTCAATTCCCGGGGTGAGGTGATCGGCATCAGCGAGGCGTACATCCCGCCGCAGTCCGGCGCCGTGGCGCTGGGCTTCGCCATCCCCGCCGCAACAGCAGTCCGGGTGGCCGAACAGCTGCGCGAGGACGGCACAGCGGACCATGCCTTCATCGGCCTGCGTCCGGGTGAGATCACCTCGCAGATCGCCGAACAGCTCGGACTCCAGGACACCCGCGGCGCCCTGGTGCTGTCGGTGGTCGACGGCGGGCCCGCCGACCGCGCCGGCATCCGGCCCGGGGACGTGCTGACCGCGCTGGACGGCAAGGAGATCGCCTCGCCCGAGGACCTGCTGGCGGAGCTCCGCGGCAAGAGTCCGGACCAGGCGGTGAACGTCGGCTACCGCAGGGGAACGGAATCGAAGGAAGCCAAAGTCACGCTGGCTGCCCGCCCCGCCGCGGAGGGCTGA
- the arfA gene encoding arabinosylfuranosidase ArfA, whose translation MGTTEPAAGKITAKITLDPAFAVGPVRRRTFGAFVEHLGRCVYTGIFEPGHPKADEDGFRTDVLELTRELGVSTVRYPGGNFVSGYRWEDGVGPVEQRPARLDLAWHSTDPNHVGVDEFAKWSVKAGVEPMMAVNLGTRGTQEALDLLEYCNIDGGTAFSDQRRSNGAENGYGIKMWCLGNEMDGFWQIGHKNATEYGRLAADTARAMRMVEPDLELVACGSSAPTMDTFGEWERVVLTETYDLVDLISAHQYFEDFGDLQEHLSSGHRMEAFIKDIVAHIDHVKSVKKSAKQVNISFDEWNVWHMSRDESKAPAGKDWPVAPVLLEDRYTVADAVVVGDLLITLLRNTDRVHSASLAQLVNVIAPIMTEPGGRAWKQTTFHPFALTSEHAKGTVLQLAVDSPLLSGGKTADFAALSAVTTFDPDSGEAVVFAVNRSATDSLTLDAAVGGLGRVKVVEAVTYANKDPYWQATADDSTSVLPGENVSVKLDGGRLAAELPAVSWSMIRLAVDGAGG comes from the coding sequence GTGGGAACCACCGAACCTGCCGCAGGCAAAATAACTGCCAAAATCACTTTGGACCCCGCCTTCGCCGTGGGCCCCGTCCGCCGCCGCACCTTCGGCGCGTTCGTGGAGCACCTTGGCCGCTGCGTCTACACCGGCATCTTCGAGCCGGGCCATCCCAAGGCTGACGAGGACGGCTTCCGGACCGACGTCCTGGAACTCACCCGCGAACTCGGCGTGTCCACGGTGCGCTATCCGGGCGGCAACTTCGTCTCCGGCTACCGCTGGGAGGACGGCGTTGGCCCGGTGGAGCAGCGGCCCGCGCGCCTGGACCTCGCCTGGCATTCCACGGACCCGAACCATGTGGGCGTGGACGAGTTCGCCAAGTGGTCCGTCAAGGCCGGCGTCGAACCCATGATGGCCGTGAACCTGGGCACCCGCGGGACCCAGGAAGCACTCGACCTGCTGGAGTACTGCAACATCGACGGCGGCACGGCCTTCTCCGACCAGCGCCGGTCCAACGGGGCCGAAAACGGCTACGGCATCAAGATGTGGTGCCTGGGCAACGAGATGGACGGTTTCTGGCAGATCGGCCACAAGAACGCCACGGAATACGGCAGGCTCGCCGCCGATACCGCCCGGGCCATGCGGATGGTGGAGCCGGACCTGGAACTGGTGGCCTGCGGCAGTTCCGCCCCCACCATGGACACGTTCGGCGAGTGGGAGCGCGTGGTCCTCACCGAGACCTATGACCTCGTTGACCTGATCTCGGCCCACCAATACTTCGAGGACTTCGGCGACCTGCAGGAACACCTCTCCTCGGGTCACAGGATGGAGGCGTTCATCAAGGACATCGTGGCCCACATCGACCATGTGAAGTCGGTCAAAAAGTCCGCCAAGCAGGTCAACATCTCCTTCGACGAGTGGAACGTCTGGCACATGAGCCGCGACGAATCCAAGGCACCCGCCGGCAAGGACTGGCCCGTGGCCCCGGTGCTGCTCGAGGACCGCTACACCGTTGCGGACGCCGTGGTGGTGGGCGACCTGCTGATCACGCTGCTCCGCAACACCGACCGCGTCCACTCTGCCAGCCTGGCGCAGCTGGTCAACGTCATTGCCCCGATCATGACCGAGCCCGGCGGCCGCGCCTGGAAGCAGACCACGTTCCACCCGTTCGCCCTGACATCGGAGCACGCCAAGGGCACGGTGCTGCAGCTCGCTGTGGACTCCCCGCTGCTCAGCGGCGGAAAGACGGCGGACTTCGCGGCACTGTCCGCCGTCACCACGTTCGATCCGGACTCCGGCGAGGCGGTGGTGTTTGCCGTGAACCGCTCGGCGACGGACTCGCTCACACTGGATGCCGCCGTCGGCGGGCTGGGACGTGTGAAGGTTGTCGAGGCGGTCACTTACGCCAACAAGGACCCGTACTGGCAGGCGACGGCGGACGATTCCACTTCGGTGCTGCCCGGCGAAAATGTGAGTGTAAAGCTCGACGGCGGCCGGCTCGCCGCCGAGCTCCCTGCGGTGTCCTGGAGCATGATCCGCCTGGCTGTTGACGGCGCCGGCGGCTAG
- a CDS encoding family 43 glycosylhydrolase produces MPLPPSPLFRCPVFDGAADPTVIHRRGTSEWWMFYTARRATLTTGGVDWITGTRIGVAVSADAGSTWQYRGVVEGLDPEDSPALNTHWAPEVVWHNGKYHMFLTWGAGAPGTWAEQTRRRLVHFTSTDLEHWTFEDRVDVGSENVIDAAFAIVADGRPRLWFKDEVDGSTTWSAAWEETNDGGRWRAEGQVIGLPAHEGPNVFRLGGWYWMVVDEWRGQAVHRSADGLAWTRQEANNGLILDSPGTGADDATYGRHADVVTQGDHAYIFYFTHPEWQDTEMANGMADPAQAAREQRTSIHAARLHVEGDVLVCTRDLDAPVHLDPSLLEG; encoded by the coding sequence ATGCCGCTGCCCCCGTCCCCCCTCTTCCGCTGCCCGGTGTTCGACGGCGCCGCTGATCCCACGGTGATCCACCGCCGCGGCACCTCCGAATGGTGGATGTTCTACACGGCCCGCCGCGCCACCCTCACCACAGGCGGCGTGGACTGGATCACGGGGACCAGGATCGGCGTCGCCGTCTCCGCGGACGCCGGCTCAACCTGGCAGTACCGCGGCGTGGTGGAGGGGCTCGATCCGGAAGACTCCCCCGCACTGAACACGCACTGGGCCCCGGAGGTGGTGTGGCACAACGGGAAATATCACATGTTCCTGACCTGGGGCGCGGGCGCTCCGGGCACCTGGGCGGAGCAGACCCGGCGCCGGCTGGTGCACTTCACCAGCACCGACCTGGAGCATTGGACCTTCGAAGACCGGGTGGACGTCGGCTCGGAAAACGTCATCGACGCTGCCTTCGCCATCGTGGCGGACGGGCGCCCGCGCCTCTGGTTCAAGGACGAGGTGGACGGCTCCACCACATGGTCGGCAGCCTGGGAGGAAACGAACGACGGCGGCCGCTGGCGGGCCGAGGGCCAAGTCATCGGGCTGCCCGCCCACGAGGGCCCCAACGTGTTCCGCCTGGGCGGCTGGTACTGGATGGTGGTGGACGAATGGCGCGGCCAGGCCGTGCACCGCTCGGCAGACGGTTTGGCATGGACCCGGCAGGAGGCAAACAACGGCCTCATCCTGGACTCCCCCGGCACCGGGGCGGACGACGCCACCTACGGGCGGCATGCTGATGTGGTCACCCAGGGTGACCACGCCTACATCTTCTATTTCACGCACCCCGAGTGGCAGGACACGGAAATGGCGAACGGCATGGCGGATCCGGCCCAGGCGGCCCGTGAACAGCGCACCAGCATCCACGCCGCCCGGCTGCACGTGGAAGGGGACGTCCTGGTCTGCACACGCGACCTGGACGCCCCCGTTCACCTGGACCCCTCACTGCTTGAGGGCTAG
- a CDS encoding LacI family DNA-binding transcriptional regulator: MAVTMNDVARAAGVSLKTVSNVLNDYEFIRPATKQKVLDAIAELGYEANLTARSLRSGKTRMLGLVLSDLSIPYYAELASRLMTVAGSRGYRVLVEQSGATVPHELSALQGPFRQLTDGLLFTPLALDAGTIAAHRGAKPVVMLGEHIADPRFDLVTMKNAEAAAAITAHLLAGGRRRIAVLGAAAGDTADSPGLRLNGYREALDAAGVAFDPALVVECDWRRDGGAAGVVGLLDSGIRFDAVFGLNDAIALGAMHELLVRGIKVPDDVAVAGFDDIDEARFASPSLTTVSPGMEEIAERSVNLLIDRIEGAETAAEGLHVEAAFELKVRDSAP; encoded by the coding sequence GTGGCTGTGACCATGAACGACGTTGCGCGCGCCGCCGGCGTCTCGTTGAAGACGGTGTCGAATGTGCTCAACGACTACGAATTCATCAGGCCTGCCACCAAGCAGAAAGTGCTGGATGCCATTGCGGAACTCGGGTACGAAGCCAACCTGACGGCCCGCAGCCTGCGCTCCGGCAAGACCCGCATGCTGGGGCTCGTGCTGTCCGATCTCTCCATTCCGTACTACGCGGAGCTCGCATCCCGGTTGATGACGGTGGCGGGCAGCCGCGGCTACCGCGTCCTGGTGGAGCAGTCCGGAGCCACGGTTCCGCATGAGCTGAGTGCGCTCCAGGGCCCGTTCCGCCAGTTGACGGACGGCCTGCTGTTCACCCCGCTGGCCCTCGACGCCGGAACCATCGCCGCGCACCGGGGCGCCAAGCCGGTGGTGATGCTGGGGGAGCACATCGCGGATCCGCGGTTCGACCTGGTGACCATGAAGAATGCCGAGGCGGCTGCGGCAATCACCGCCCACCTCCTCGCGGGCGGCCGCCGCCGCATCGCCGTCCTGGGCGCGGCGGCCGGCGACACGGCGGACAGTCCCGGTCTGCGCCTGAACGGCTACCGCGAGGCGCTGGACGCTGCCGGAGTGGCGTTTGATCCCGCCCTGGTGGTGGAGTGCGACTGGCGCCGTGACGGCGGGGCGGCCGGCGTCGTCGGCCTGCTGGACAGCGGAATCCGGTTCGACGCCGTCTTCGGCCTGAACGACGCGATAGCCCTTGGCGCCATGCATGAACTCCTGGTCCGCGGCATTAAGGTGCCGGACGACGTCGCAGTGGCAGGCTTCGATGACATCGACGAAGCCCGTTTCGCGTCGCCGTCCCTCACCACGGTGTCTCCCGGCATGGAGGAAATCGCCGAGCGGTCCGTCAACCTGCTCATCGACCGGATCGAAGGTGCGGAGACAGCCGCCGAGGGCCTCCATGTCGAGGCGGCTTTCGAGCTAAAAGTGCGGGATTCGGCTCCCTAA
- a CDS encoding fumarylacetoacetate hydrolase family protein → MPASVAAVLPEEAEEALLIGRLWDVETSGPRVVAVRGGDVFDLQHLAGTVSELLERAEPAADVRSAMTAARWKTADVVEASLARDTARPHLLAPVDLQVVKACGVTFVDSMIERVIEERCGGDAGRATEMRELVGRALGGSIGDVRPGSPEAAEAKRVLIAEGLWSQYLEVGIGPDPEVFTKAPVLSSVGLGAGVGIPAFSSWNNPEPELVLIATSAGRIVGATLGNDVNLRDVEGRSALLLGKAKDNNASSALGPLIRLFDGRFTLDTLRQEEILLRVEGPDGFQLEGRNTVARISRPFEELVAATFGRHHQYPDGFALYTGTLFAPTQDRDEPGQGFTHKMGDVVTIRSRHLGALVNTVGAAEELPPWHFGLRELFGYLAVQEDLGSRIPHF, encoded by the coding sequence CTGCCGGCTTCGGTAGCAGCCGTTCTGCCGGAGGAAGCCGAAGAGGCACTGCTCATCGGCCGTCTCTGGGATGTGGAAACCTCGGGTCCCCGGGTGGTGGCAGTGCGGGGCGGGGATGTGTTCGACCTGCAGCACCTCGCCGGCACGGTGTCGGAGCTGCTGGAGCGCGCGGAACCGGCGGCGGACGTCCGTTCGGCCATGACTGCGGCGCGCTGGAAGACCGCGGACGTCGTCGAAGCCTCCCTGGCGCGGGACACGGCGCGTCCGCACCTGCTGGCACCCGTGGACCTCCAGGTCGTCAAGGCCTGCGGAGTGACCTTCGTGGACAGCATGATCGAGCGCGTCATCGAGGAACGCTGCGGCGGAGACGCCGGCAGGGCCACCGAGATGCGTGAACTTGTGGGCAGGGCGCTCGGCGGCAGCATCGGCGACGTACGGCCGGGCTCCCCCGAGGCTGCCGAGGCCAAGCGGGTGCTGATCGCCGAAGGGCTGTGGTCGCAGTACCTGGAGGTGGGCATCGGCCCCGACCCCGAGGTCTTCACCAAGGCGCCCGTGCTGTCCTCCGTCGGCCTGGGCGCCGGCGTCGGGATTCCTGCGTTTTCCTCGTGGAACAACCCGGAGCCGGAGCTCGTGCTCATCGCCACGTCCGCGGGCCGGATTGTGGGTGCGACGCTCGGCAACGACGTGAACCTCCGCGACGTTGAGGGACGGAGTGCGCTGCTGCTGGGCAAAGCCAAGGACAACAACGCCTCGAGCGCGCTCGGGCCGCTGATCCGGCTGTTCGACGGCCGGTTCACCCTGGACACCCTGCGGCAGGAAGAAATCCTGCTCCGGGTGGAGGGCCCGGACGGTTTTCAGCTGGAAGGACGGAACACCGTGGCCAGGATCAGCCGCCCGTTCGAGGAGCTGGTGGCCGCGACATTCGGCAGGCACCACCAGTACCCAGACGGGTTTGCGCTGTATACCGGCACGCTGTTCGCTCCCACACAGGACCGGGACGAACCGGGCCAGGGGTTCACCCACAAGATGGGGGACGTGGTGACCATCCGCAGCCGCCACCTCGGTGCCCTGGTCAATACCGTGGGTGCCGCCGAAGAGCTGCCGCCCTGGCACTTCGGCCTGCGTGAGCTCTTCGGTTACCTCGCAGTGCAGGAGGACTTAGGGAGCCGAATCCCGCACTTTTAG